One segment of Eriocheir sinensis breed Jianghai 21 chromosome 69, ASM2467909v1, whole genome shotgun sequence DNA contains the following:
- the LOC126988397 gene encoding zinc finger protein 182-like isoform X2, translating to MSGQCVGKDSLGRMTSANTPTHSAEGPHECQECGKRFSYKSNLSRHTLTHTGERPHECQECGKRFSIKSNLNTHTLTHTGERPHECEVCGETFITKSHLKVHTYKHTGERLHECQECGQRFSRKSDLNTHTLTHTGERPHECEVCGETFIRKSQLKVHTYKHTGERPHECEVCGDTFVRKSHLKVHTYKHTGERPHECQECGQRFSRKSDLNTHTLTHPGERPHECEVCGETFITKSQLKVHTYKHTGERPHVCLECGKRFKEKQTLERHTFRHSGLREFKCDVCGKHFKMKMDIAKHMKTHF from the exons ATGAGTGGCCAGTGTGTGgggaaagactccctgggaaggatgacctcagcaaatacacccacacactctgctgAAGGAccccatgaatgccaagagtgtggcaaaaggttcagttACAAGAGTAACCTCagcagacacacccttacacacactggtgaaagacctcatgaatgccaagagtgtggcaaaaggttcagtataaagagtaacctcaacacacacacccttacacacactggtgaaaggcctcatgagtgTGAGGTTTGTGGTGAGACATTCATTACGAAGAGCCACCTCAAAGTACACACTTAtaaacacactggtgaaaggcttcatgaatgccaagagtgtggccaaaggttcagtaggaagagtgacctcaacacacacacccttacacacactggtgaaaggcctcatgagtgTGAGGTTTGTGGTGAGACATTCATTAGGAAGAGCCAGCTCAAAGTACACACTTAtaaacacactggtgaaaggcctcatgagtgTGAG GTTTGTGGTGACACATTCGTTAGGAAGAGCCATCTTAAAGTACACACTTAtaaacacactggtgaaaggcctcatgaatgccaagagtgtggtcaaaggttcagtaggaagagtgacctcaacacacacacccttacacaccctggtgaaaggcctcatgagtgTGAGGTTTGTGGTGAGACATTCATTACGAAGAGCCAGCTCAAAGTACACACTTAtaaacacactggtgaaaggcctcatgtGTGTCTGGAATGTGGGAAAAGGTTCAAAGAGAAGCAAACCCTGGAGCGTCACaccttcagacactctggcctgagagagttcaagtgtgatgtgtgTGGGAAGCACTTCAAGATGAAGATGGACATTGCCAAACACATGAAGACCCACTTCTGA
- the LOC126988397 gene encoding zinc finger protein OZF-like isoform X1 — protein MSGQCVGKDSLGRMTSANTPTHSAEGPHECQECGKRFSYKSNLSRHTLTHTGERPHECQECGKRFSIKSNLNTHTLTHTGERPHECEVCGETFIRKSQLKVHTYKHTGERPHECEVCGDTFIRKSHLKVHIYKHTGERPHECQECGQRFSRKSDLNKHTLTHTGERPHECEVCGDTFVRKSHLKVHTYKHTGERPHECQECGQRFSRKSDLNTHTLTHPGERPHECEVCGETFITKSQLKVHTYKHTGERPHVCLECGKRFKEKQTLERHTFRHSGLREFKCDVCGKHFKMKMDIAKHMKTHF, from the exons ATGAGTGGCCAGTGTGTGgggaaagactccctgggaaggatgacctcagcaaatacacccacacactctgctgAAGGAccccatgaatgccaagagtgtggcaaaaggttcagttACAAGAGTAACCTCagcagacacacccttacacacactggtgaaagacctcatgaatgccaagagtgtggcaaaaggttcagtataaagagtaacctcaacacacacacccttacacacactggtgaaaggcctcatgagtgTGAG GTTTGTGGTGAGACATTCATTAGGAAGAGCCAGCTCAAAGTACACACTTAtaaacacactggtgaaaggcctcatgagtgTGAGGTTTGTGGTGACACATTCATTAGGAAGAGCCATCTTAAAGTACACATTTAtaaacacactggtgaaaggcctcatgaatgccaagagtgtggccaaaggttcagtaggaagagtgaccttaacaaacacacccttacacacactggtgaaaggcctcatgagtgTGAGGTTTGTGGTGACACATTCGTTAGGAAGAGCCATCTTAAAGTACACACTTAtaaacacactggtgaaaggcctcatgaatgccaagagtgtggtcaaaggttcagtaggaagagtgacctcaacacacacacccttacacaccctggtgaaaggcctcatgagtgTGAGGTTTGTGGTGAGACATTCATTACGAAGAGCCAGCTCAAAGTACACACTTAtaaacacactggtgaaaggcctcatgtGTGTCTGGAATGTGGGAAAAGGTTCAAAGAGAAGCAAACCCTGGAGCGTCACaccttcagacactctggcctgagagagttcaagtgtgatgtgtgTGGGAAGCACTTCAAGATGAAGATGGACATTGCCAAACACATGAAGACCCACTTCTGA